CGGTGTGGCGGTATTGGTCGAAGTAATGACGGATAATCGCAACCGTACTGTGGCCGAAGTGCGCCATGCCTTTAACAAGAGTGGCGGCAATCTTGGCACTGATGGCTCGGTAGCTTACCTGTTCACCCGGCGTGGTCAGATCAGTTATGCACCGGGCGCCGACGAAGAGGCGTTGATGGAAGCAGGGCTGGAGGCAGGTGCGGAAGATATCCTCAACAATGACGACGGCTCGATCGATGTATTGACTGCTTTCGAAGACTTCGGAGCGGTCAAGGATGCGCTGGATGCGGCGGGCTTTACCAGTGAGTCGGCGGAGATCAGCATGATTCCTGCCACCACCACATCGCTGGATCTGGACACGGCGCAGAAGGTCATCCAACTGATTGATATGCTGGAAGACCTGGACGACGTGCAGAACGTCTACTCCAACGCCGATATTCCGGATGACGTATTGGAGCAGATGGAGTGACCGACGTCGTCGGTGCAATCTGCAAGAGGGAAGGGGAGGCATGGCCTCCCTTTTTCATGTCACCCACGGAAGGTTGAGCGCATGGCACTGATTCTCGGTATAGACCCAGGCTCACGGATTACCGGTTTTGGTATTGTTCGCGAGGGTCGTGATGGGTGCGAATACGTTACCTCCGGCTGCATTCGCTTGGGCGACGGACCATTTCCCGAACGCCTGAAGCACATCTTTGACAATCTCAGCGAACTGATCGGCAAGTATCAACCGCAGGTGCTGAGCATCGAACAGGTGTTCATGGCGCGCAACCCTGATTCCGCGCTCAAGCTGGGGCAGGCACGCGGCGCTGCGATCGTCGCCGCCGTGAACGCAGGGCTGCAAGTGCATGAATATACTGCTCGCCAGGTAAAACAGGCGGTGGTGGGTACCGGTGCTGCGGACAAGACGCAAGTGCAGCATATGGTCACTCAACTGCTTGGGCTGTCCGGTACGCCGCAGGCTGATGCCGCGGATGCATTGGCGATAGCCCTGTGTCATGTTCATTCCATCGGACTGAAGGAGCAGGTTGGGGGTGGGCTTTTGGGATTGCGCAACGGTCGCATGCGGCGACGCTGAAGGAGAGAAATAGATGATAGGCCGGCTCACCGGTATTTTGTTGGAAAAACAACCGCCGCACAT
Above is a genomic segment from Halopseudomonas litoralis containing:
- a CDS encoding YebC/PmpR family DNA-binding transcriptional regulator, with product MAGHSKWANIKHRKAAQDAKRGKVFTKLIRELTVAAKIGGPIPADNPRLRAAVDKALTANMTRDTIDRAIARGAGSNDADNMEELTYEGYGAGGVAVLVEVMTDNRNRTVAEVRHAFNKSGGNLGTDGSVAYLFTRRGQISYAPGADEEALMEAGLEAGAEDILNNDDGSIDVLTAFEDFGAVKDALDAAGFTSESAEISMIPATTTSLDLDTAQKVIQLIDMLEDLDDVQNVYSNADIPDDVLEQME
- the ruvC gene encoding crossover junction endodeoxyribonuclease RuvC; its protein translation is MALILGIDPGSRITGFGIVREGRDGCEYVTSGCIRLGDGPFPERLKHIFDNLSELIGKYQPQVLSIEQVFMARNPDSALKLGQARGAAIVAAVNAGLQVHEYTARQVKQAVVGTGAADKTQVQHMVTQLLGLSGTPQADAADALAIALCHVHSIGLKEQVGGGLLGLRNGRMRRR